CTCCCGATCATCTTAGGACAGCATTGGTTAGCAGTACGGTTTTCTAATCAAAGTATCGCTATTTCAATTGGTGTATTAGGGACAGTGGTTTCCTTATGGTCCTACTATGCTCCATTGTGGCTTCCCTGGGTATGGCCCTACATGCCGGAAGGAGTATCTTATACACTCTTGCTCAGTACGGTAGTTGCATCGCTCATTACAGTTATTTCAATCGGTGATTTTATAAATAGGGAGGTAGGTTCGTAATGAAGTTTATAGCCTTACTTCAAATAGAATGGTTAAAAATGAGGAAAACCAATATTTGGCCATTAGTATTAATTAGCCCGGCGCTAGCGGCTGCTATTGCTTTTGGATTTGGAAATCCAGGGTCCTCAACCCCTTGGATAGAGTCGTTTTATCCAATGACCATTCCTCATGGAGTTCTCTTCCTGCCCTTGCTTGCAGGCGTATTTTCTGCCTTTGTTTGCCGGTACGAGCATTTAGATGGAGGGTGGAAGCTGCTATTTGCTTTACCGATAACGAGAATGAAAGTAGTCCTGTCTAAATTTACAATTGTGATGGGGTTGTTGTTCATTACTCAAATTCTAATCGTAGTTGGACTTTTAGTGGTTGGCATAATAAAGGGGTTTCTGGCTCCAGTCCCATGGGAGATTTTACTCAAAAGTACGATGGGCGGGCTCGTGGCTTGTATTCCGCTCGTGATATTACAAATGTGGTTCTCTTTCCTTTGGTCTAGCTTTGCTGCTCCATTTACAATCGCGGTTGTTTTTACATTACCGAATATGTTAATTGCTAATTCCGAGGACTTTGGACCCTATTATCCTTGGGTACAGCCTTTTTTGGCAATGATGCCTGAAGGGGGCGGCTTCATTGTTTCTCCTGTAACACTGTGGAGTGTGATTGGTGTTAGTTCCATACTTTTTGCTGGACTTGGAACCATCTATATAAAAAGAAAAGTTTTTTAGAGTACGTGCTGGGCTTTTTGCCTGGCATTTTGTTTCTCTGTCTTACCTTTGCACACCTACAATCACTATCCTTCCTCGCTCCAGCTCCTCTTCAAGTTTAAGTGCAGTTTGATGGTCGACCCCTAATGTAGTCAGCATCGAAAATAACTCGCGATCCCGCGGGCGGAAAAAGTTTTCAATCGTCTCGCCAAATCCCAATTCCATCAAGCCCATGTCTCCGGTTGACATCCAATGGGTTAAATTTTCGGAGCGGATTTCATTTAAAGCAAATAAATAGATTAGATCCCGAACATATCCCTGACCCTCCATTTCATTAATCACCCGCTGAGCTTGCACTCCATTTTCTACAACTTCAACCTTGATCACGTCTATCACCTCTTTTTAATTTTGTCTCCGAAACGAATAGGTTTTAAACCTAGAAATATTCTTTTTATACTTAAAGTTTCGGTTGTTTTCTATATAATGGGGGTAGAGAAGGGAGATATTCTCATGTCGATACCGAAACTAGATAATCATTGGGGCATTCTTTTAAAAGAGGAATGGGAAAAACCATATTTTCAAAAGCTTATGGCTTATATAAAAAAAGAATACGAGACTGCTATAATTTATCCTAAACAGGATGATCTTTTTAGAGCCCTTCAGTTAACAGATTACCCTGATGTGAAAGCCGTGATTTTAGGACAAGACCCCTATCATGGACCAGATCAGGCACATGGATTAAGCTTTTCTGTCAAGCAAGGGGAAAGAATTCCCCCATCGTTACGTAATATTTATAAAGAGTTACAGGCTGATTTAGGAGTCGATATGCCGAGCCATGGCTGTCTGGAAAAGTGGGCAGAAGAGGGCGTGCTCCTTCTCAATACCGTATTAACGGTTCGGAAAGGAAACGCTCATTCGCACCGGGGCAGAGGATGGGAAACCTTTACGGATCAGGTGATTTCTCATTTAAACAATAGAGAAAAACCAGTGATTTTTATCTTGTGGGGCAACCCTGCTCAAAGTAAACTGCATTTAATTGACCGGGAAAAGCACGTATGCTTAACAGCTCCTCATCCAAGTCCGCTTTCCGCAGCCAAAGGGTTCTTTGGAAGCCGGCCCTTTTCAAAAGTCAATCATATACTAAAGCAATGGAAGATCAAAGAA
This genomic stretch from Bacillus oleivorans harbors:
- a CDS encoding ABC transporter permease — its product is MKFIALLQIEWLKMRKTNIWPLVLISPALAAAIAFGFGNPGSSTPWIESFYPMTIPHGVLFLPLLAGVFSAFVCRYEHLDGGWKLLFALPITRMKVVLSKFTIVMGLLFITQILIVVGLLVVGIIKGFLAPVPWEILLKSTMGGLVACIPLVILQMWFSFLWSSFAAPFTIAVVFTLPNMLIANSEDFGPYYPWVQPFLAMMPEGGGFIVSPVTLWSVIGVSSILFAGLGTIYIKRKVF
- a CDS encoding uracil-DNA glycosylase, with the translated sequence MSIPKLDNHWGILLKEEWEKPYFQKLMAYIKKEYETAIIYPKQDDLFRALQLTDYPDVKAVILGQDPYHGPDQAHGLSFSVKQGERIPPSLRNIYKELQADLGVDMPSHGCLEKWAEEGVLLLNTVLTVRKGNAHSHRGRGWETFTDQVISHLNNREKPVIFILWGNPAQSKLHLIDREKHVCLTAPHPSPLSAAKGFFGSRPFSKVNHILKQWKIKEIDWRVPYS
- a CDS encoding general stress protein, whose product is MIKVEVVENGVQAQRVINEMEGQGYVRDLIYLFALNEIRSENLTHWMSTGDMGLMELGFGETIENFFRPRDRELFSMLTTLGVDHQTALKLEEELERGRIVIVGVQR